From the Malassezia vespertilionis chromosome 5, complete sequence genome, the window gcacttgtAGCATCCTGGGAGAAGCTGCCAGACTCCGTCTCCATCTGCGCATCCGAGGTTGGCCCCACACTGGACTGGGAGTccatcgtcgcgccgttGCTAATTTGTGACCGTCGAGGGGGACGGACGAATCAGCACGTCGCACCCCGGCATGCTGGCACGTGGCGTGTAAAAAACGTGCAGTTCGCACAATTATGCATGTCGTGTTACCTTTGTaattgcgcacgcaccgcatcACGCCCTTATCCTAGCGATGGCGTAAGAGTGGAAATGTGCATAATAGACGGGTGTGGGACAGGGGGAAAGGTGTGCAATGCTCTTCCGTATGCAATGCCTCTTGCTTGTACTTGCAGCATGTGTCGCACTGTGTGCGGCCAAAAACCCCCTTGCCACCCAGGACCAGaaagcgctcgacgagctctCGCTGGCACTAAGCAAGTCTCCAAAGcttgacgatgcgcgcaagacggcTCGGGACCAGTATGTGCGGACTTTACGCAAGTACAAGGTCCTTTTTTCGAGCCAGACATGGCAGGACTTGGATACGACCATGGAGGAGCTCGTGTtcagcgccgtgcaaaagGCCGTGAACAACAATCCTGCTGATCCCAAAGTGTACTGGGTCGATACAGCACAGCGTACACATGACTGGTTTGACTTGCAGGTCAGGGGAGGGCGCTATTCGTACGACAATCCCGACTGCTTTTACCGCACAGTGCCGATCAGCAGCCACTACACCTACAAACTTCACGGGCGCCAGATTAACGGTGGCGTCTCTGATTTTTCCTTCTCGCTGATCAGCAACCCCAATTCACAGAACACGGTGGGCGCAATCTATGGAAAGGAGATGCAGATCAACGACAACGGGACCTACACAATCACGATCAACCCCTCCCACTCGCCCGGTCCGAAtcatttgcgcagcgactttcgcgccatgcagatttttgcgcggcacaatgTTGGCGATTGGAGCAAGGAGACTCCGGACGAACTCCGTATCGAGCTGGTAGAGAAGCCGGAGCACAGCAAACCGTTTACGAACAATACCATCTTGCGCGATGCGATCGAGAATCTAAAGCAGTCTGCTTTTTTCTATGGGTTTGGCGCACTTGATTTCAAAACGTTTACCGTGCCGAAAAACCAGCTGCATGCCCCGGAGCAGTCTCAGATTCTTGGCACACTCACTTCGCAGGCTCAGTCGTTTGGCCATTATGACTTGcaggacgacgaggcgcttgtgGCTACCATCACCAAGGGCAAAGCAGACTACTTTGTTTTTCCCGTGTACACGGTCGGCATGGTcactgctgcgccaagAGGGCACCAGGTGAGCTTGAACGATGTGCAG encodes:
- a CDS encoding uncharacterized protein (SECRETED:SignalP(1-21)), which gives rise to MLFRMQCLLLVLAACVALCAAKNPLATQDQKALDELSLALSKSPKLDDARKTARDQYVRTLRKYKVLFSSQTWQDLDTTMEELVFSAVQKAVNNNPADPKVYWVDTAQRTHDWFDLQVRGGRYSYDNPDCFYRTVPISSHYTYKLHGRQINGGVSDFSFSLISNPNSQNTVGAIYGKEMQINDNGTYTITINPSHSPGPNHLRSDFRAMQIFARHNVGDWSKETPDELRIELVEKPEHSKPFTNNTILRDAIENLKQSAFFYGFGALDFKTFTVPKNQLHAPEQSQILGTLTSQAQSFGHYDLQDDEALVATITKGKADYFVFPVYTVGMVTAAPRGHQVSLNDVQADQNNDGSYTFVISNKDSGVYNWLDTVGRNQGTIMVRWQGLPTDGSGKKDLHATARVVKLDKLRSTLPQETRFVSKDERQQLLQERAKQYDRLHFQ